Below is a genomic region from Helianthus annuus cultivar XRQ/B chromosome 2, HanXRQr2.0-SUNRISE, whole genome shotgun sequence.
TAAACATTACATGCATTCATATTTTTTTAGTTATCTTAAAGTTATATATGTTTGTTAAAGGTATAATAAATATGTATTGTGCCCGTTATCTGAGAAAGCCTACATGGTACGACCTTCAACAAATTTACGAGGTCCATTCTAATCTCCATGGTCTACCGGGCATGATCGGGAGCTTGGATTGTCGCCATTGGCGGTGGTATAATTGTCCGACCGCACAGCGAGGTCAACACACACGAGGTGACCAAGACAGACCATCTGTTATTCTTCAAGCGGTTGCCTCACAGGACCTTTGGGTTTTGTCGGCTTACTTTGGTGTCACGGGGTCATGCAATGATATAAACGTTTTCGAACAATCTCCATTGGTAGAGGACTACATTTCTGGTAGAGCTGCAAAAGAATCTTTTTATGCAAATGGAAACTACTAGCCGCACGAATACTATTTATGCGATGGAATTTATCCTAGGAATTCGATTGTCGTTAAGATGTTTAGGGACCCGTACGATGAAAAAA
It encodes:
- the LOC110888167 gene encoding uncharacterized protein LOC110888167 translates to MDSPTSSSTVANFYYKEFLADEGESTDEEVEQEAVTSIINMYCARYLRKPTWYDLQQIYEVHSNLHGLPGMIGSLDCRHWRWYNCPTAQRGQHTRGDQDRPSVILQAVASQDLWVLSAYFGVTGSCNDINVFEQSPLVEDYISGRAAKESFYANGNY